In Colletotrichum higginsianum IMI 349063 chromosome 1, whole genome shotgun sequence, one genomic interval encodes:
- a CDS encoding CFEM domain-containing protein: MKSAAVILFVLAWCQGVWGLTKTTETPAPVESPPLCGLQCIQQVTLATGLCAVTNATCVCTNVELNEQISLCVHLNCTIRESLNNFEEVQAYSKHTCGVPSRDRTALVWVTGVVFLVLGLVAFLLRVMAKLCLGGQTWGADDWVMLLAVAMMVPLNSLSIPISKTALGQDIWTVHPDNITMFLYMFFWDSLLYLGVLPVTKISILLFYLKIFPKREIRIGCWVLIGFNVAYFIVFELISIFQCIPVEGAWRAWDGEFQARCNNVNIQGWSAAVINILLDVATLVLPLKELYNLSLSTKKKIMVMMMFCVGFFVTIVSVVRLHSLASYATTNNATQDYVEVGYWSTIEVPVGIICASMPAIRSLFSLVFPKVFGTTQRGKSNYANISDQHKLQSGSQKFSSMGSASKKAIRVQKEFSLRSGRRDDVSYTEHELTNLPFRDPNSRASSEKNPAMPHEAV; the protein is encoded by the exons ATGAAGTCCGCAGCAGTTATCCTGTTCGTGTTGGCCTGGTGTCAAGGCGTGTGGGGGCTCACCAAGACCACCGAGACCCCGGCACCGGTAGAGAGTCCTCCGTTGTGCGGC CTGCAATGCATCCAACAAGTGACGCTGGCGACGGGGCTGTGCGCCGTCACCAACGCCACCTGCGTGTGCACAAACGTCGAGCTCAACGAGCAGATTTCGCTCTGCGTGCACCTCAACTGCACCATTCGAGAGTCGTTGA ACAACTTTGAAGAGGTCCAGGCCTACTCTAAGCACACATGCGGCGTGCCGTCCCGTGACCGAACCGCCTTGGTATGGGTCACCGGCGTCGTCTTTCTGGTTCTCGGGCTCGTGGCTTTCCTCCTGAGGGTGATGGCCAAGCTTTGTTTGGGCGGGCAGACTTGGGGGGCTGATGACTGGGTTATGCTGCTGGCTGTG GCCATGATGGTCCCCCTCAACAGTCTTTCAATTCCCA TCTCCAAAACTGCCTTGGGCCAGGACATTTGGACTGTCCACCCCGACAACATCACAATGTTTCTCTAC ATGTTCTTCTGGGACTCGCTCCTCTACCTGGGCGTCCTGCCCGTGACCAAGATCTCGATCCTGCTCTTCTACCTCAAGATTTTCCCCAAGAGGGAGATTAGAATCGGCTGCTGGGTCCTCATCGGGTTCAACGTCGCGTacttcatcgtcttcgagctcatctccatcttccAGTGCATCCCCGTCGAGGGCGCGTGGAGGGCGTGGGACGGGGAGTTCCAGGCCAGGTGCAACAACGTCAACATCCAGGGCTGgtcggccgccgtcatcaacaTCCTGCTGGACGTGGccaccctcgtcctcccgCTCAAGGAGCTGTACAACCTTTCCCTGtccaccaagaagaagatcatgGTCATGATGATGTTTTGCGTCGGGTTCTT CGTCACCATCGTCAGTGTTGTCCGGCTGCATTCTCTCGCCAGCTACGCCACAACCAACAACGCGACCC AGGACTACGTCGAGGTCGGCTACTGGAGCACGATCGAGGTccccgtcggcatcatcTGCGCCAGCATGCCCGCCATCCGCTCCCTCTTCAGCCTCGTCTTCCCCAAGGTCTTCGGCACCACGCAGCGGGGCAAGTCCAACTACGCCAACATCTCGGACCAGCACAAGCTGCAGTCGGGCTCCCAGAAGTTCTCGTCCATGGGCTCGGCGTCCAAGAAGGCGATCCGCGTCCAGAAGGAGTTCTCGCTGAGGTCGGGCCGCCGGGACGACGTCTCGTATACCGAGCACGAGCTCACCAACCTGCCCTTTCGAGACCCGAACTCGCGTGCTTCGTCAGAAAAGAACCCGGCCATGCCCCACGAAGCTGTCTGA
- a CDS encoding Oxidase: MKSFYILSILPCLGSGVLGFPAYANDEALNHDAASRLTGKLASVFHEAHKKRLLFDPMTTPIDVSGDHEFIAPDYRNGAQRGPCPGLNALANHGYINRKGVTSLTEVAGAINQVYGMGIDIATLLAVMGTVFVGNPLSLNPGFSIGDVAGAGGGNILGNVLGLLGTPRGLNGSHNIIEGDSSNTRADLYVTGDASTMVMDQFQSFYDMAGEGEGVYDFDLFADRAAIRFNETIATNPNFYYGPFTGMIARNAGYFFACRLLANYSSENPTGLLNKQTLKSFFAVEGEEGSFTYNPGWERIPENWYRTPVDYGLVQLNLDLVALITKYPQMGSIGGNMGKVNSFAGVDLSDLTGGVLNLAKLLEGNNLLCFVFEVLKTASPNSLSTVFAIIEKPLALVTDALSAAVLSLACPAFKDMTVGGKGLDEGLKAQYPGARMSDSVL, from the exons ATGAAGTCGTTTTACATCCTTTCCATCTTGCCCTgcctcggcagcggcgtcctcggcttccCGGCCTACGCCAACGATGAGGCCCTCAACCACGATGCCGCGTCCAGGCTCACCGGCAAGCTGGCCAGCGTCTTCCACGAGGCCCACAAGAAGCGGCTCCTCTTCGACCCGATGACGACCCCGATCGACGTGTCCGGCGACCACGAGTTCATCGCGCCAGACTACCGGAACGGCGCCCAGCGCGGGCCCTGCCCCGGCCTCAACGCCCTCGCGAACCACGGCTACATCAACCGCAAAGGCGTGACGAGCCTGACCGAGGTCGCCGGGGCCATCAACCAGGTCTACGGCATGggcatcgacatcgccaCGCTCCTGGCCGTCATGGGCACCGTCTTCGTCGGGAACCCGCTGTCGCTGAACCCGGGCTTCTCCATCGGTGacgttgccggcgccggcggcggcaacatcctcggcaacgtcctcggcctgctcggcaCGCCGCGCGGGCTCAACGGGTCGCACAACATCATCGAGGGCGACTCGTCCAACACGCGCGCCGACCTGTACGTGACCGGCGACGCCTCGACCATGGTCATGGACCAGTTCCAGTCCTTCTACGAcatggcgggcgagggcgagggcgtctACGACTTCGACCTCTTCGCCGACCGGGCCGCCATCCGCTTCAACGAGACCATCGCGACGAACCCCAACTTCTACTACGGTCCGTTCACCGGCATGATCGCCAGGAACGCGGGCTACTTCTTCGCGTGCCGCCTATTGGCGAACTATTCCTCCGAAAACCCCACCGGTCTTCTCA ACAAGCAGACGCTCAAGAGCTTCTTTGCCgtggagggcgaggagggcagcTTCACGTACAACCCCGGCTGGGAGAGGATCCCGGAGAACTGGTACCGTACGCCCGTCGACtacggcctcgtccagctcaaCCTGGACCTCGTTGCTCTGATCACCAAGTACCCTCAGATGGGAAG CATCGGAGGCAACATGGGCAAGGTCAACAGCTTCGCCGGCGTGGACCTGAGCGACCTCACGGGCGGCGTCTTGAACCTGGCGAAGCTTCTGGAGGGCAACAACCTGCTGTGCTTCGTCTTCGAGGTCCTCaagacggcctcgcccaACTCGCTGTCCACCGtcttcgccatcatcgagaagcccctcgccctcgtcaccgaCGCCCTCAGCGCGGCGGTCCTGAGCCTGGCCTGCCCGGCCTTCAAGGACATGACGGTGGGCGGGaagggcctcgacgagggcctcAAGGCGCAGTACCCGGGTGCTCGGATGTCTGATTCGGTTCTCTGA
- a CDS encoding Zinc-binding dehydrogenase: protein MADYKFEGWLGHSPESANGKMEWGAFEPKKWTEDDVDIEVSHCGICGSDLHMLRSGWAETPYPCCVGHEIVGKAVRVGSNVKGISVGDRVGVGAQARSCMKPDCPECSTGRENYCGRANVSTYGSVYPDGEGKSYGGYADYNRTNGNFVIKIPEGLSSEDAAPMLCGGITVFSPLKNNDCGPGKTVGIVGVGGLGHFGVLFAKALGADKVVGISRKASKKDEVLKLGADEYIATDDDKDWAKKNARSIDLIVCTVSSEKMPLQQYLQLLKVNGTFIQVGAPDGGNLPPINAFTLLMSGIKVGGSGIGSPSEIKAMLDLAVEKKVKPWVQKRPLKDANQAIIDMEAGHARYRYVLVNEKHAKL from the exons atggcCGACTACAAGTTCGAGGGATGGCTGGGCCACAGCCCCGAGAGCGCCAACGGCAAGATGGAATGGGGCGCCTTTGAGCCCAAGAAGTGGActgaggacgacgtcgacatcgaggTCTCCCACTGCGGCATCTGCGGCTCTGACCTTCACATGCTGCGCTCAGGCTGGGCCGAGACACCCTATC CCTGCTGCGTCGGCCACGAAATCGTCGGCaaggccgtccgcgtcggcAGCAACGTCAAGGGCATCTCCGTCGGCgaccgcgtcggcgtcggcgcccaggccCGGTCTTGCATGAAGCCCGACTGCCCTGAGTGCTCGACCGGCCGCGAGAACTACTGCGGCCGCGCCAACGTCAGCACCTACGGCTCCGTCTAcccggacggcgagggcaagTCGTACGGCGGCTACGCCGACTACAACCGCACCAACGGCAACTTCGTCATCAAGATCCCCGAAGGCCTCTCCTCCGAGGACGCCGCGCCCATGCTCTGCGGCGGCATCACCGTCTTCTCGCCCCTGAAGAACAACGACTGCGGCCCCGGCAAAAcggtcggcatcgtcggcgtcggcggcctcggccactTTGGCGTGCTCTTCGCCAAGGCCCTGGGCGCCGACAAGGTCGTCGGCATCTCGCGCAAGGCCtccaagaaggacgaggtgCTGAAgctgggcgccgacgagtACATCGccacggacgacgacaaggactGGGCCAAGAAGAACGCTCGCAGCATCGACCTCATCGTCTGCACCGTCTCCAGCGAGAAGATGCCTCTCCAGCAGTACCTGCAGCTCCTCAAGGTCAACGGCACCTTTATCCAAGTCGG TGCCCCCGACGGCGGTAACCTCCCCCCCATCAACGCCTTCACCCTCCTCATGTCCGGCATcaaggtcggcggcagcggcatcggCTCCCCCTCCGAGATCAAGGCCatgctcgacctcgccgtcgagaagaaggtcaaGCCCTGGGTCCAGAAGCGGCCGCTCAAGGACGCCAACCAGGCCATCATCGATATGGAGGCCGGCCACGCCCGCTACAGATACGTGCTGGTCAACGAGAAGCATGCCAAGTTGTGA
- a CDS encoding Beta-xylanase: MYAKAVLAVLLGSGLASAQLNALAVGAGLKYFGTAVDERRTTTDAVYMAIVNDTSEFGSLVPENGQKWAYTEPSRNTFSYTSGDVVPNIAKANGQILRCHTLTWHSQLPNWVSSGTWTAATLTAVIETHIANVMKHYLGQCYAWDVVNEAAADDGSWRASVFYNVLGTTYLPISFRAARAADPNTKLCVFPVLISSYYNDYNLEYNGAKTNRVYEAVTIVQNAGAPIDGVGFQGHLIVGSTPGRSALATALRRFTALGLEVAYTELDIRHSSLPASAAALANQGRDYANVVGSCVDVDGCVGVTIWGFTDKYSWVPETFSGQGDALLWDASFNKKPAYTSVSSVLAAAATGGGGVTTTSTLTVTATRTTTLVTSTRTPTSSGAATTTSAAAGAEQTRWGQCGGAFWTGPTRCQAPWTCTKQNDFYSQCL; the protein is encoded by the exons ATGTACGCAAAGGctgtcctcgccgtcctcctcggctccggcctcgcctcggcccagctcaacgccctcgccgtcggggccggtCTGAAGTACTTTGGCACCGCCGTCGATGAGCGCCGGACGACCACTGATGCCGTCTACAtggccatcgtcaacgacaCCAGCGAGTTCGGGTCGCTGGTCCCCGAGAACGGGCAGAAGTGGGCGTACACCGAGCCGAGCCGGAACACCTTTTCCTACACCTCGGGAGACGTC GTCCCCAACATTGCCAAGGCGAACGGCCAGATCCTGCGGTGCCACACCTTGACAtg GCATTCCCAGCTTCCCAACTGGGTCTCGAGCGGCACGTGGACGGCGGCCACGCTGACGGCCGTCATCGAGACGCACATCGCCAACGTGATGAAGCACTACCTCGGCCAGTGCTACGCCTGGGACGTGGtcaacgaggccgccgccgacgacggaaGCTGGCGCGCGAGCGTCTTCTACAACGTGCTCGGCACCACCTACCTGCCCATCTCCTTCCGGGCCGCCCGGGCTGCCGACCCGAACACGAAGCTGTGCGTCTTCCCAGTCCTCATTTCTTC GTACTACAACGACTACAACCTCGAGTACAACGGCGCCAAGACGAACCGCGTGTACGAGGCCGTCACCATCGTGCAGAACGCCGGCGCGCccatcgacggcgtcgggTTCCAGGGCCACCTCATCGTCGGCTCGACGCCCGGCCGCAGCGCGCTCGCGACGGCGCTGCGGCGCTTCACggcgctcggcctcgaggtggCCTACACGGAGCTCGACATCCGGCACTCCAGcctgccggcctcggcggcggcgctcgcgAACCAGGGCCGGGACTACGCCAACGTGGTCGGCTCGtgcgtcgacgtcgacggctgCGTCGGCGTCACCATCTGGGGGTTCACGGACAAGTACAGCTGGGTGCCCGAGACGTTCAGCGGGCAGGGCGACGCGCTGCTGTGGGACGCGAGCTTCAacaagaagccggcgtacaCGTCCGTGTCGTCGgtgctcgcggcggcggcgacgggcggcggcggcgtgacGACCACGAGCACGCTCACGGTGACGGCCACCCGCACGACGACGCTCGTCACCAGCACGAGGACCccgacgtcgtccggcgcggcgacgacgacgtcggcggcggcgggcgcggagCAGACTCGCTGGGGCCAGTGCGGCGGCGCCTTTTGGACGGGGCCGACGCGGTGCCAGGCGCCGTGGACCTGCACGAAGCAGAACGACTTTTACTCGCAGTGTCTGTAA
- a CDS encoding Cytochrome P450 61, whose amino-acid sequence MYLKTKRVHRWSGIQDPVHGSLFVVLASGRDIAHKAFESPAYAEPCIVPIAKGIFGGYISQNAVKKIADDFYLVTAFFKLVNVPPSVYVPYTKVWRGRRVADATNIAKGAVPNCIVDHWVFYMMESLTCTDAVVKELLRLRPPVIFVSTVVWVHG is encoded by the exons ATGTACCTCAAAACGAAAAGGGTCCACCGCTGGTCCGGCATTCAAGATCCCGTCCATGGGTCCCT GTTCGTCGTCCTTGCGTCGGGCCGCGACATCGCCCACAAGGCCTTTGAGTCGCCCGCGTACGCCGAGCCGTGCATCGTGCCCATCGCCAAGGGCATCTTCGGGGGCTACATCTCCCAGAACGCCGTCAAGAAGATTGCCGACGACTTCTACCTCGTCACCGCCTTTTTCAAGCTCGTCAACGTCCCACCGTCCGTGTACGTCCCCTACACCAAGGTCTGGCGGGGGAGGCGTGTGGCCGACGCC ACCAACATTGCCAAGGGCGCCGTGCCCAACTGCATCGTCGACCACTGGGTGTTTTACATGATGGAGTCGCTGACCTgcaccgacgccgtcgtcaaggagctcCTGCGCCTGCGGCCGCCCGTCATCTTCGTTTCTACCGTTGTGTGGGTGCATGGGTAA
- a CDS encoding C6 zinc finger domain-containing protein encodes MRQTLRRSCAACAKSKHSCDLRTPRCSRCVKRRVLCVYANEPLTAGPAAAAAASGPSTALGAGTSTSTSKSESASESASPSPPSPSPSSRRSSGPPLDGSGALTNYRFASLDPFDSYPQTRLPREQVQRLIHSFLHKIAFEYYPLDLSATSNPFLVSWWPLALGDPALFHVSLQTACLDEELLAQKGFQSSEILMADSVALLRRKVQDTSLAIQDGTMNSVITLAAIEFGKGNTAVSDMHVDGVKKLVDMRGGINAVRQTSPLTARMVSWVSMIVTGRPQFDTQDDTGIGDGVPPPPEWQSDPAASREELTGLDNLETDYEVRNVLSRLRSISRRANRGVPLAPTRLHDLACFVIHRLLLSTPEEKDSPACPPGPECLRYAIILYMFLIQGPTYYSHAVIFNTILGRFVADFERLASTPHVYDDLGVWLLTIGMAAANGTGHYEWLTGVARDVAVAKQLTCWGDALGHARGFLWLETHHGDSVFRPHWDALLGVSVQPRFGYPLLPVA; translated from the exons ATGCGCCAAACCCTCCGTCGGTCGTGTGCCGCCTGTGCAAAGTCCAAACACAGCTGCGACCTCCGCACGCCGCGCTGCTCCCGCTGCGTCAAGCGGAGAGTCCTGTGCGTCTATGCCAACGAACCCCTGACGGCCGggccggcggctgctgctgctgcttccgggccctcgacggcgctggGGGCCGGCACGTCCACGTCCACGTCCAAGTCCGAGTCCGCGTCCGAGTCCGCGTCCCCGTCGCcaccgtctccgtctccgtcatCCCGACGGTCGTCCGGGCCGCCCCTGGACGGATCCGGCGCCCTGACCAACTACCGCTTCGCCTCTCTCGATCCCTTTGACTCTTACCCGCAGACCAGACTCCCCCGGGAACAGGTCCAGCGTCTGATCCATAGTT TTCTCCACAAGATCGCCTTCGAGTACTACCCTCTGGACCTCAGCGCAACGTCGAACCCCTTCCTCGTCTCCTGGTGGCCGCTGGCCCTTGGCGACCCGGCCCTGTTCCACGTCTCCCTGCAGACGGCGtgcctcgacgaggagctgctggcccAGAAGGGCTTCCAGTCCTCCGAGATCCTCATGGCCGACTCGGTGGCCTTGCTCAGGCGGAAAGTCCAAGACACGTCGCTCGCCATACAGGACGGGACCATGAACTCCGTCATCACGTTAGCAGCGATCGAG TTCGGCAAGGGAAACACTGCCGTCAGCGACATgcacgtcgacggcgtcaagaAGCTGGTCGACATGAGAGGCGGCATCAACGCGGTGAGGCAGACCAGCCCGCTGACTGCGAGGATGGTGAGCTG GGTGTCGATGATCGTCACGGGCCGGCCTCAGTTCGACACGCAAGACGACACCGgcatcggcgacggcgtgccCCCTCCGCCCGAGTGGCAGTCCGACCCGGCCGCTTCGCGTGAGGAGCTGACCGGGTTGGACAACCTCGAGACCGACTACGAAGTGAGAAACGTCCTGTCGCGTCTGCGCAGCATCTCGCGGCGGGCGAACCGGGGAGTGCCCCTGGCGCCGACTCGGCTCCACGACCTGGCCTGTTTCGTCATCCATCGACTGCTGCTGTCCACCCCGGAAGAGAAAGATTCTCCCGCCTGCCCACCGGGCCCGGAGTGCCTGCGATACGCCATCATACTCTACATGTTCCTCATCCAGGGGCCGACGTACTACTCGCACGCCGTCATCTTCAACACGATCCTCGGGCGGTTCGTGGCCGACTTTGAGCGGCTCGCGTCGACGCCGCACGTGTACGACGATCTGGGCGTCTGGCTCCTGACCATaggcatggcggcggcgaacgGCACGGGGCACTATGAATGGCTCACGGGGGTCGCCAGAgacgttgccgtcgccaagcAGTTGACGTGTTGgggcgacgccctcggccatgCCCGGGGCTTCCTCTGGCTGGAGACGCACCACGGCGACAGCGTCTTCCGGCCTCACTGGGACGCCCTCTTGGGCGTCTCGGTACAGCCGCGCTTCGGATATCCTCTGTTACCTGTGGCGTAG
- a CDS encoding Cytochrome P450, with the protein MFGVSNWLVAATVVLATAVYGIFKVVYMRTRFRGLPQPPKHSWIWGHTTIWEELAATLPPFTHPQHVYTLMARKYDMPGVFYVDMWPFVESQVVITDPDAARLVLATTPYYPKHPTIERFLRPFTGPGSIAASNGDRWRYNHRMVGSGFSPSHVKPMAGMIAEQVLVFHDRLRRLAAAAEPFSMEEESAKTVFDVIGKIVFGVSLEAQRSGSPLLEDLRASINPATTFIGTRNPWKRRAAEKSLRALRARVRETLAGEMRERLRVLQDEKELPSRRQAKSVLDRIVLDRIQSGQGATLDDEFIDTAVTK; encoded by the exons ATGTTTGGCGTATCAAACTGGCTCGTCGCGGCCACCGTGGTCCTCGCCACAGCCGTCTACGGTATCTTCAAGGTCGTCTACATGCGGACCCGGTTTAGAGGCCTG CCCCAACCGCCGAAACACTCCTGGATCTGGGGCCACACGACCATCTGggaggagctcgccgccaCCCTCCCGCCCTTCACCCACCCGCAGCACGTCTACACCCTCATGGCCCGCAAGTACGACATGCCGGGCGTCTTCTACGTCGACATGTGGCCCTTTGTCGAGTCCCAGGTCGTCATCACGGACCcggacgccgcccgcctcgtcctcgccacgACCCCCTACTACCCGAAACACCCGACCATCGAGCGCTTCCTCCGCCCCTTCACGGGGCCCGGCAgcatcgccgcctccaacGGCGACCGCTGGCGCTACAACCACCGCATGGTCGGCTCCGGcttctccccttcccacGTGAAGCCCATGGCCGGCATGATCGCCGAGCAGGTCCTCGTCTTCCACGaccgcctgcgccgcctcgccgccgccgcggagcCCTTCAGcatggaggaggagtcggCCAAGACCGTCTTCGACGTCATCGGCAAGATCGTCTTCGGCGTCTCCCTCGAGGCGCAGAGGTCCGGCTCGCCCCTGCTCGAGGACCTGCGCGCCTCCATCAACCCGGCCACGACCTTCATCGGCACGCGGAACCCGTGGAAGCGGCGcgcggccgagaagagccTGCGGGCGCTCAGGGCCCGCGTGCGGGAGACCCTTGCCGGCGAGATGAGGGAGAGGCTGCGCGTGCTgcaggacgagaaggagctgCCGTCCAGGCGGCAGGCCAAGAGCGTCCTCGACCGCATCGTGCTCGACCGCATCCAGAGCGGGCAGGGGGCgacgctcgacgacgagttcATCGACACGGCCGTGACCAAGTGA
- a CDS encoding Cytochrome p450 translates to MLLSLYPDVLARVRAEHDAHFPPDLSATAELLAADPTKTNAMSYTNAVLKETLRFFPIGFTIRQAPPGVTHLDWAGRRWPVADLMVVPCAHATHMDPKVWGPDAGSFRPDRFLDDEAGKGEGEGEGKGGGAGGEEEGTRHRFAWRPFERGPRACIAQDLAMDELRIMLVLTARWFDFETVVEGTTRRVEYMDLDQKVGDLAFQMVGMEARPRHDMRMKVRLRDQVA, encoded by the coding sequence ATGCTCCTCTCCCTGTACCCAGACGTCCTCGCCCGCGTCCGCGCCGAGCACGACGCGCACTTCCCACCGGACCTCTCCGCCACGGCCGAACTCCTCGCCGCGGACCCCACCAAGACGAACGCCATGTCCTACACGAACGCCGTCCTCAAGGAGACGCTCCGCTTCTTCCCCATCGGCTTCACCATCCGCCAGGCGCCCCCCGGGGTCACCCACCTCGACTgggccggccgccgctggcccgtcgccgacctcATGGTCGTCCCCTGCGCGCACGCGACGCACATGGACCCCAAGGTCTGGGGCCCCGACGCCGGCAGCTTCCGGCCGGACCGGttcctggacgacgaggccggcaaaggggaaggggagggcgagggcaagggAGGCGGGGCCggtggggaggaggaagggacGCGCCACCGCTTCGCGTGGCGGCCGTTCGAGCGCGGGCCCCGGGCGTGCATCGCGCAGGACCTGGCCATGGACGAGCTGCGCATCATGCTGGTCCTGACGGCGCGGTGGTTCGACTTCGagaccgtcgtcgagggcacgACGCGGAGGGTGGAGTACATGGACCTGGATCAAAAGGTCGGCGACCTGGCGTTCCAGATGGTCGGGATGGAGGCCAGGCCGCGGCACGACATGCGGATGAAGGTTCGCCTGAGGGATCAGGTGGCTTGA
- a CDS encoding Annexin: MSYPGQHGYGAQPHGQGYGQQYPPPPQAGYGGSPYPPQHGQYPPPAGPPPGQYGAPPPQHGGYYQQPPPGQYPPQGGHYPPPAGPPPGQYPPQGGQYGAPPPIPPSPYGHSPAPSGYGAPPPGPPPSQQYGAPPPQHFGPPTPASLGYGPPQIIQWDGSPDAAAARAAMKGFGTDEKALIRCLATKDPLQIDAIRTAYHRNFKRDLEQDIKKETSSWFQKGLVSVARGPLRSDIYNLYEAMDGLGTKESVLNDVLLGRSNADLQAIKSAYQQTFKRRLEDDVKGDLSLKTERHFLIVLGANRAEDSAPVVPQQVDSDVMELYKATEGKIGTDEMLVCSILSTRNDNQIRAINQAYEQKFRRKLDDVIKKEFSGHMEDALLFQLRHAVDKYMHAAQLLEDSMAGLGTKDHLLVARVVRYHWDREFLANVKGAYQARYKRSLAGRIKGETSGDYQRLMLACIGENI; encoded by the exons ATGTCGTATCCAGGCCAGCACGGCTACGGCGCCC AGCCGCATGGCCAAGGCTACGGCCAGCAATACCCTCCGCCTCCCCAGGCCGGCTATGGCGGATCGCCCTATCCTCCCCAGCACGGCCAGTACCCTCCGCCCGCAGGCCCTCCTCCAGGCCAGTACGGCGCGCCTCCGCCGCAACACGGCGGCTACTACCAGCAACCCCCACCCGGCCAATATCCTCCCCAAGGAGGCCActatcctcctcctgccGGACCTCCGCCGGGTCAGTACCCGCCCCAGGGCGGCCAGTACGGCGCGCCTCCGCCGATCCCTCCGTCGCCCTACGGACATTCGCCCGCGCCTAGTGGCTACGGCGCACCGCCTCCCGGCCCCCCGCCCAGCCAGCAGTATGGCGCCCCGCCGCCCCAGCACTTCGGGCCTCCGACGCCCGCGTCGCTTGGCTACGGCCCGCCCCAGATCATCCAGTGGGATGGCTcacccgacgccgccgcggcgcgggCTGCGATGAAGGGGTTTGGCACCGATGAAAAGGCACTGATCCGCTGCTTGGCGACCAAGGACCCTTTGCAGATCGATGCGATTAGGACCGCCTACCACCGAAACTTCAAGCGCGACCTCGAGCAGGATATCAAGAAGGAGACGAGCAGCTGGTTCCAAAAGGGCCTGGTGTCGGTGGCGCGCGGTCCTCTCAGGTCAGACATCTACAACCTGTATGAGGCCATGGATGGCTTGGGCACGAAGGAGAGTGTCCTCAACGACGTTCTCCTTGGACGGTCCAACGCCGATTTGCAGGCCATCAAGAGCGCGTATCAGCAGACGTTCAAGAGGCgcctcgaggacgatgtcAAGGGCGACCTCAGCCTCAAGACGGAGAGGCATTTCCTCATTGTGCTCGGCGCAAACAGGGCAGAGGATTCGGCGCCCGTCGTGCCGCAGCAGGTGGACTCTGATGTTATGGAGCTGTACAAGGCCACCGAGGGCAAGATCGGCACGGACGAGATGCTGGTCTGCAGCATCCTCAGCACGCGCAACGACAACCAGATCCGCGCCATCAACCAGGCGTACGAGCAGAAATTCAGGAGGAAGCTGGACGATGTCATCAAAAAG GAATTTTCTGGTCACATGGAAGACGCGCTGCTCTTCCAGCTCCgccacgccgtcgacaagTACATGCACGCCGCGCAGCTCCTCGAAGACTCGatggccggcctcggcaccAAGGaccacctcctcgtcgcgcgCGTTGTCCGGTACCACTGGGACCGGGAGTTCCTGGCCAACGTCAAGGGCGCATACCAGGCCAGGTACAAGCGCAGCCTGGCGGGCAGGATCAAGGGCGAGACGAGCGGGGATTACCAGAGGCTGATGCTCGCGTGCATCGGCGAGAACATTTGA